A window of the Chloroflexus sp. Y-396-1 genome harbors these coding sequences:
- a CDS encoding dienelactone hydrolase family protein, with product MQLLRRVVGWIAVVVGVGILGLGLSILIDALIGRGRVEALTNTTIPGPAGPIRAFVVEPTTPGPHPAVIMIHEWWGLRPDIIEKATALAADGYLVVAPDTFRGASTTWIPRAIYQVSTTPPEQVQADLDAVFSWLTARADVIADRIAVIGFCYGGRTSLLYTLHNPAVAATGIFYGMATVNPSALRQIRGPVLGIFGGADASIPLSEVEQLERNLRAAGVSTRFVIFPDQPHAFVGGIDSINADGAAGEAWQVLRSFLAEALKGQTPAGQKWPVEMRVTHATRFAGWLHHRFVCGW from the coding sequence GTGCAACTTCTGAGGCGAGTAGTGGGTTGGATTGCCGTTGTCGTCGGGGTGGGCATACTGGGGCTAGGGCTAAGTATTCTGATTGATGCCTTGATTGGCAGGGGACGGGTAGAAGCGCTCACCAATACAACGATACCAGGACCGGCTGGCCCAATCCGGGCCTTCGTCGTCGAACCGACCACACCCGGACCCCATCCGGCAGTGATTATGATTCACGAGTGGTGGGGCTTGCGCCCGGACATCATCGAAAAGGCTACTGCGCTGGCTGCCGATGGTTATCTAGTCGTTGCTCCTGATACCTTTCGTGGCGCCAGCACAACCTGGATCCCTAGGGCGATCTATCAGGTTTCCACCACCCCACCAGAACAGGTACAGGCCGATCTCGATGCCGTCTTTAGCTGGCTGACCGCACGTGCTGATGTGATAGCCGACCGGATTGCTGTGATCGGTTTCTGTTATGGTGGACGAACTTCTCTGCTCTATACGTTACACAATCCGGCCGTTGCTGCTACCGGTATCTTCTATGGAATGGCAACAGTTAATCCATCGGCACTACGTCAGATTCGGGGGCCGGTACTCGGTATCTTTGGCGGAGCCGATGCCTCTATTCCGCTGAGCGAAGTAGAACAGCTTGAGCGCAATTTACGGGCGGCAGGAGTTTCAACTCGCTTTGTAATTTTTCCTGATCAGCCGCATGCCTTCGTTGGTGGTATCGATTCAATTAACGCTGATGGGGCGGCCGGTGAAGCCTGGCAGGTATTACGATCATTTCTGGCCGAAGCGCTGAAAGGTCAGACTCCCGCCGGCCAGAAGTGGCCGGTTGAGATGCGTGTTACGCACGCTACGAGGTTTGCCGGTTGGTTACACCATCGTTTTGTGTGTGGATGGTGA
- the ilvA gene encoding threonine ammonia-lyase: protein MSRFAIELADIQSARRALRDIILPTPVLPATRLSAELGGPIFYKAENTQQSGSFKIRGAYNTIVHLSAEEKQRGVIAPSAGNHAQGVAHAAQLLGVKATIVMPERAPLTKVVATRRLGAEVILYGATFDDAVAYAHALKEERGLTYVHAFDHPKVIAGQGTIGLELVEALPDLQQLVVPIGGGGLISGIALAVKTLLPHVRIVGVQAAGCAPVPASLAAGRPVIAPAARTIADGIAVKRPGDLTLPMIQALVDEVVTVDDDEIVMAIAHVLQYSRLVVEGAGAAGVAALLSGKVPVKPQQVTATILCGGNIDANLLMRVIEYALVRQGRYLLLRTSVDDRPGGLAGLVNHVASTGASVMDLFHRRGMWRVPIDRAGVELILEVRDEEHAQMVIQSLEQAGYHCEREPNWPI from the coding sequence ATGAGTCGATTTGCGATTGAACTGGCTGATATTCAGTCGGCACGGCGGGCGCTGCGTGACATTATTCTCCCAACGCCGGTGCTCCCGGCGACCCGTCTGAGCGCCGAGTTGGGCGGACCGATCTTTTACAAGGCAGAAAACACGCAGCAGAGTGGATCGTTTAAGATTCGCGGTGCGTATAACACGATTGTTCATCTTTCAGCCGAGGAAAAGCAACGAGGGGTCATCGCACCATCTGCCGGAAACCACGCCCAGGGTGTGGCACACGCAGCGCAATTGTTGGGTGTCAAAGCAACCATCGTGATGCCCGAACGGGCGCCACTGACCAAGGTGGTGGCAACGCGACGTTTGGGCGCTGAAGTGATTTTGTACGGCGCAACCTTCGATGATGCGGTCGCTTACGCTCATGCACTCAAAGAAGAGCGCGGGTTGACCTATGTACATGCCTTTGATCACCCAAAAGTGATCGCCGGTCAGGGGACGATTGGGCTTGAGCTGGTAGAGGCATTGCCTGATCTCCAGCAACTGGTTGTTCCGATCGGTGGCGGAGGTCTGATCAGTGGAATTGCCCTGGCAGTCAAGACTCTACTGCCACACGTGCGGATCGTAGGGGTTCAGGCGGCCGGTTGTGCACCGGTGCCAGCCTCACTCGCTGCTGGTCGTCCGGTCATCGCCCCAGCCGCTCGTACCATTGCCGACGGTATTGCGGTCAAGCGTCCTGGCGATCTGACTTTACCGATGATCCAGGCATTGGTCGATGAGGTGGTGACGGTTGATGATGACGAGATCGTTATGGCTATTGCCCACGTCTTGCAGTACAGTCGGCTGGTTGTCGAAGGCGCCGGTGCTGCCGGAGTCGCTGCTCTGTTGAGTGGCAAAGTGCCGGTAAAACCACAGCAGGTAACGGCCACGATCCTCTGTGGTGGCAATATTGATGCCAATTTGCTGATGCGCGTTATCGAATATGCGCTGGTGCGTCAGGGACGCTATCTCTTGTTGCGCACCAGTGTTGATGATCGTCCGGGTGGGTTGGCCGGGCTGGTCAATCATGTCGCGTCAACCGGCGCCAGTGTTATGGATTTATTCCACCGCCGAGGTATGTGGCGCGTGCCGATTGACCGGGCCGGTGTTGAGTTAATTCTGGAAGTGCGTGACGAAGAACACGCTCAGATGGTTATTCAATCACTTGAACAGGCTGGTTATCACTGCGAACGTGAGCCGAATTGGCCAATTTGA
- the aceA gene encoding isocitrate lyase produces MDRAAQIKQIADSWNTPRFAGIVRPYTPEDVYRLRGSVQIEYTLARMGAERLWNLLHTEPYINALGALTGNQAMQQVKAGLKAIYLSGWQVAADANLAGQMYPDQSLYPANSGPQLVRNINNALRRADQIYHSEGRNDIYWFAPIVADAEAGFGGPLNVFEIMKAYIEAGAAGVHFEDQLASEKKCGHMGGKVLIPTQSAIRNLVAARLAADVMGVPTIIIARTDANAATLLTSDIDERDRPFCTGERTSEGFYRVRAGLDQAIARGLAYAPYADMIWCETSEPNLEEARRFAEAIHAQFPGKLLAYNCSPSFNWKKKLDDATIAAFQRELGAMGYKFQFVTLAGFHTLNYSMFELARNYRDRGMAAYSELQQAEFAAEAYGYTATRHQREVGTGYFDEVAQVIAGGEISTTALTGSTEEEQFH; encoded by the coding sequence ATGGATCGTGCCGCACAAATCAAACAGATTGCCGACAGTTGGAATACGCCGCGCTTTGCCGGTATCGTGCGTCCGTACACGCCTGAAGATGTCTATCGCTTGCGTGGTTCGGTGCAGATTGAGTACACGCTAGCCCGCATGGGAGCTGAGCGATTGTGGAATCTGTTGCATACCGAGCCATACATCAATGCGCTTGGCGCATTAACCGGTAATCAGGCAATGCAGCAGGTCAAAGCTGGCTTGAAAGCAATTTATCTGAGCGGCTGGCAGGTAGCGGCTGACGCCAACCTGGCCGGACAGATGTATCCTGATCAAAGCCTCTATCCGGCCAATTCTGGGCCACAGTTGGTACGCAATATCAACAATGCGCTCCGCCGGGCCGATCAGATTTATCACAGTGAAGGACGAAATGATATTTACTGGTTTGCGCCAATTGTTGCCGATGCCGAAGCTGGCTTTGGTGGCCCGCTGAACGTCTTCGAGATTATGAAGGCGTACATCGAAGCCGGTGCAGCAGGCGTACACTTTGAAGACCAACTCGCCTCGGAGAAGAAATGCGGACACATGGGGGGCAAGGTTTTGATCCCAACCCAGTCTGCGATTCGTAATCTGGTCGCCGCACGTCTGGCAGCCGACGTTATGGGTGTGCCGACAATTATTATTGCCCGCACCGATGCCAATGCGGCGACGCTGCTGACCAGTGATATTGATGAACGCGACCGACCCTTCTGCACCGGTGAACGAACCAGTGAAGGTTTTTATCGGGTACGAGCCGGGCTAGATCAGGCCATCGCCCGTGGCTTGGCGTATGCGCCCTACGCCGATATGATCTGGTGTGAGACCAGTGAGCCTAATCTTGAAGAGGCTCGTCGCTTTGCCGAGGCAATCCATGCCCAATTCCCTGGTAAGTTGCTGGCCTACAATTGTTCGCCCTCGTTCAACTGGAAGAAGAAACTCGACGATGCGACCATTGCTGCATTCCAGCGCGAATTGGGCGCGATGGGGTACAAGTTCCAGTTTGTGACGTTGGCCGGTTTCCATACGTTGAACTACAGCATGTTTGAACTGGCACGCAATTATCGTGATCGAGGGATGGCTGCCTACAGCGAGTTACAGCAGGCTGAGTTTGCCGCAGAAGCCTACGGCTATACGGCGACTCGCCATCAACGCGAAGTTGGGACCGGTTACTTCGATGAAGTAGCTCAGGTGATCGCTGGTGGCGAGATCAGCACCACGGCGCTGACCGGAAGTACCGAAGAGGAGCAATTCCACTAA
- a CDS encoding nucleotide pyrophosphohydrolase, whose protein sequence is MAMSIAELTDAINRFVTDKGWYAPDSIFPQTPRNIAISVAVEAAEILEHFQFHDEPRDREALAGELADVANYLFQLAYLLGIDLEQAILNKLTENYSRTWEG, encoded by the coding sequence ATGGCAATGAGTATTGCGGAACTGACCGATGCGATTAACCGATTTGTGACTGACAAGGGGTGGTATGCACCTGACAGTATCTTCCCACAAACACCACGTAATATCGCGATTTCGGTTGCGGTGGAAGCAGCAGAGATACTCGAACATTTTCAGTTCCACGATGAGCCGCGTGATCGCGAGGCGCTGGCCGGTGAACTAGCCGATGTCGCCAATTATCTCTTCCAGTTGGCGTATCTGTTAGGGATTGACCTCGAGCAGGCGATCCTGAACAAACTTACCGAGAATTATAGTCGAACGTGGGAAGGGTAG
- a CDS encoding anti-sigma factor domain-containing protein, with amino-acid sequence MHDSDTEQEQSLLAAAALGSLDPTDLAALEQVLVRSPTARSELDQLREVVALLPYAAPPITPPAHVRALLMERIAADQAARRSSKSVSSPSRTSRPMLASLFSLTVVIVLLGWFTFTLQQQVIAINETNQRLLVAIEQLQASVTAGEERQSQLTTQLASYEQQLARLNEQIAQERLLVSFVSAPGVATRELRPTRGDLAARGEMYMYPGETQAVVIFSGLPPLEPDRIYRFWLSDGVQRIAAGSFQVDATGLATLVITAPREVNTFTEVMVTVEPVTNPTPDVVEVILTGTL; translated from the coding sequence ATGCACGACTCCGACACAGAGCAAGAACAATCGCTCCTTGCGGCAGCCGCGCTCGGGAGCCTCGATCCGACCGATCTGGCAGCCTTAGAGCAGGTGCTGGTCAGATCACCTACTGCACGATCCGAACTGGATCAGCTACGCGAGGTTGTGGCCTTACTGCCGTATGCCGCACCACCGATAACACCTCCGGCCCATGTGCGCGCCTTGTTGATGGAGCGGATCGCAGCCGATCAGGCTGCTCGCCGGTCGTCAAAATCTGTATCTTCTCCCAGTCGCACCAGCCGGCCAATGTTGGCGTCACTGTTCAGCCTGACGGTAGTCATTGTGTTATTGGGATGGTTCACATTTACCTTACAACAGCAGGTAATAGCGATAAACGAAACGAATCAGCGATTGCTAGTAGCAATAGAACAGCTCCAGGCCTCCGTGACCGCCGGTGAGGAACGCCAGTCCCAACTGACAACACAACTTGCTTCTTACGAACAGCAGTTGGCGCGTTTGAACGAACAGATCGCTCAGGAACGGCTACTCGTTTCGTTCGTGAGTGCCCCTGGCGTGGCAACCCGCGAGCTGCGTCCAACCCGTGGCGATCTTGCTGCGCGAGGTGAGATGTATATGTACCCCGGCGAAACGCAGGCGGTCGTGATATTCAGTGGCTTGCCTCCGCTGGAACCCGATCGCATCTATCGTTTCTGGTTAAGTGATGGGGTACAGCGAATTGCAGCCGGTTCGTTTCAGGTTGATGCAACCGGGCTGGCAACGTTGGTGATAACCGCACCTCGCGAGGTGAATACCTTCACCGAAGTTATGGTCACGGTAGAGCCGGTAACTAATCCGACACCGGATGTGGTTGAGGTTATTTTGACAGGGACGTTATAG
- a CDS encoding RNA polymerase sigma factor, which yields MAQPDNSVNLKRLSDEALMELVAAGDSAALAQLYDRHARAVYGLALRMLAAAEPAEEVVQETFWRIWKRAATYQRNSSFLPWMFGIARNLCIDELRRRQARPVATENDEEILSVLTDQQQNVEQSTLEAERRRLITSALADLPQDQREVIELAYFGGLSQREIADHLQSPLGTIKTRIRLGLQKLKQALLHYGIDANDH from the coding sequence GTGGCCCAACCGGATAATTCGGTTAATCTGAAGCGACTGAGTGACGAAGCGTTAATGGAGTTGGTTGCTGCTGGTGATAGCGCAGCACTTGCACAACTCTACGACCGCCACGCACGCGCTGTGTATGGGTTAGCTCTCAGAATGTTAGCAGCGGCTGAACCGGCTGAAGAGGTGGTACAAGAGACCTTTTGGCGTATCTGGAAGCGAGCAGCTACCTATCAGCGCAATAGTTCCTTCTTACCCTGGATGTTTGGTATTGCCCGTAATCTGTGCATCGACGAGTTGCGTCGGCGACAGGCACGTCCTGTAGCCACCGAGAATGATGAAGAAATCCTGTCAGTGCTAACCGATCAGCAGCAAAACGTCGAGCAATCGACCCTTGAGGCTGAACGGCGACGGCTGATTACCAGCGCATTAGCCGATCTGCCGCAAGACCAGCGTGAAGTTATTGAACTGGCCTATTTTGGGGGATTGTCCCAGCGTGAAATCGCCGATCACTTGCAAAGTCCGTTAGGAACCATTAAAACACGTATTCGACTGGGATTACAGAAACTAAAGCAGGCGTTGCTTCACTACGGCATTGATGCAAACGATCACTAG
- a CDS encoding FtsW/RodA/SpoVE family cell cycle protein: protein MTTLRDAFGQLRRLRLVELQLLITVLLFFAAGYLLVVVATGQSELQTTFEGLLRILWPSSLPLLLFLAISLGLSLRSPTADQLILPLVALLAGLSLMMTARLEPGLNQIVFCSNAAGERFPCYEGIAARQTLWVTLGTLIMATVLFTPLDQICIRWFRHSFIDVLDHYRYIWLVLGMILILATFFLGVDPNASGVRVWFNLGFFYFQPSELLKIILVIFMASYLNEYREAVQSSYRLGPFTLPPLPYLVPLIGMWGIAMLTIVFQRDLGAALLLFGVFLIMLYAATRRSLYVVAGMTAFAGGAYLLYRLLPIVGLRVSVWLDPWATAQGSGYQIVQAIYALASGGVFGAGLGRGVPEYVPAVHTDFVFVAIGEEMGLAGTLAVLIAYMLLIFRGYHLALAIPGRFRGFEQLLVIGLTSIIAVQTLIILGGNLRLIPLTGITLPFISYGGSSIVINFLIVALLLRISVSDQRY from the coding sequence ATGACAACATTACGTGACGCCTTTGGTCAGCTTCGGCGTTTGCGTCTGGTAGAATTGCAGCTTCTGATCACGGTGCTCCTTTTCTTTGCCGCGGGCTATCTCCTTGTTGTGGTTGCCACCGGGCAAAGTGAACTACAGACTACTTTCGAAGGACTGCTGCGCATTCTCTGGCCATCAAGCCTACCACTCCTGCTCTTTCTTGCTATTTCTCTGGGTCTTTCGCTCCGTAGCCCAACTGCCGATCAGCTAATCTTACCACTGGTTGCGCTCCTTGCTGGTCTGAGCCTTATGATGACTGCCCGCCTTGAGCCGGGTTTGAACCAGATCGTGTTTTGTAGCAATGCTGCTGGTGAGCGTTTTCCGTGTTATGAAGGCATTGCGGCCAGACAGACCTTGTGGGTTACGCTCGGTACGCTGATTATGGCCACCGTCCTCTTTACTCCTCTCGACCAGATTTGCATCCGCTGGTTTCGCCATTCATTTATCGATGTACTCGATCACTATCGCTACATATGGTTGGTTCTTGGCATGATCCTTATTCTGGCAACATTTTTCTTAGGTGTTGATCCAAATGCCAGTGGTGTGCGGGTCTGGTTCAACCTGGGTTTCTTCTACTTTCAGCCCTCAGAACTGCTCAAAATTATCCTGGTCATCTTTATGGCTTCCTATCTCAATGAATATCGCGAGGCGGTACAATCAAGTTACCGACTTGGCCCTTTCACATTACCTCCTCTCCCTTACCTCGTGCCGCTGATCGGTATGTGGGGCATCGCGATGCTCACAATTGTCTTTCAACGCGATCTGGGCGCAGCACTGTTACTATTTGGGGTTTTCTTGATTATGCTCTATGCTGCTACCAGGCGTAGCCTCTACGTTGTTGCTGGTATGACCGCATTTGCGGGTGGAGCCTATCTGCTGTACCGCCTCTTACCAATTGTTGGCTTGCGTGTATCGGTTTGGCTCGATCCATGGGCTACCGCTCAGGGTTCAGGATACCAGATCGTTCAGGCCATTTACGCCCTCGCTTCAGGTGGTGTCTTTGGGGCAGGATTGGGGAGAGGAGTACCAGAGTACGTTCCGGCGGTGCACACCGATTTTGTCTTCGTCGCCATTGGTGAAGAGATGGGCCTGGCCGGAACCTTAGCGGTACTCATCGCTTATATGTTACTCATCTTCCGCGGTTACCATTTAGCGCTGGCAATACCCGGTCGTTTTCGCGGCTTTGAACAACTCCTGGTGATCGGTCTGACCTCAATCATTGCTGTGCAAACGCTCATTATTCTAGGCGGTAATCTACGCCTCATTCCCCTGACGGGCATCACCCTGCCGTTTATCTCATATGGTGGCTCATCGATTGTCATTAACTTTTTGATTGTGGCGCTGCTCTTGCGAATTTCGGTGAGCGATCAACGGTACTAA